CCGCCTCGGGGGGCCCGTGCCAGCGGGCGAGCTCCCCATAGGCCTCGTCCAGGAAGACCACGGTGGGGACGATGCGCTTCCCTTCCTTGGCGTAGGCCTCGGCGAGGTCGGGGTTCTCGTCCCGGAAGAAGAAGCGGACCTCGAGGGGAAGCCGGGCGAGGACGGGGATGGCCTGGACGGAGTCCGGGCACCAGTCCTCCACCAGGGCGAGGGCCCTTTGGGCTCTTGGAAGCGGTGCGAGGGGAGGAAGCCCCGCGTAGAAGGCCTCCACCTGGTCCCGGTTCCTCCAGAGGCGGGGGAGGAGCCCCTCGTAGGGGAGCCCCTCCAGGTAGCGGGCCTCGAGCATGGCCCCATCCTCCCAGGCCCAGGGGAAGGGCGCAAGGAGGCCCCTCACCCTGGAGGGGCTAGGTGTCTATGCATTAGAGGGTGTCGTAAAACCCCTGGACGAGCTCCTCCGTTCAGAAGGCCATAAGGTCCGCGTGACGGGCCAAAACCTTTCCGTCCTCCAGAGGGCGGAAGCAGGCTTTGGGAGGAAGCTGGTTCCAAATCTCCTGGGCGATCTGGTAGAAGCGGGCGAGGTTCTTCTCCGTCCCGTCCTCTAGCACAGCGGAGGCGTGGCCCCAGGGCCCTATAGCCCCAGATAGGCCCGGGCCGCGGCCAGGTCAAAGAGGGCGTGCCCCACGCTCTTGAAGAGGACAAAGCGCCCTTCGCTCCGCCGCCCCAGAAGGGCCTCCCGCAGGGGGACCACGGGCCGGTCCACCCCTTGCAGCTCCCCCGCCTCGAGGAGGGCGTCCTCCGTGTCGCAGTAAAGGGCGGCCTCCCGCACCAGGGCCTCGGGCACCTCCCGCATCCCCGGGCGGAAGGAGCCCACCGCGGCCAGGAACACCCCCTCGGGCACCCTCTCGGGGAGGACAGGGGTGGGGCTTGGGGTGGCGGTGACCAGGAAGGCCACGTCCTCGGGGACCGCCTCCCCCTTCCACTCCTCGGCGGGAAGGCCTAAGGAGCGGGCTTTGGCCAAGAAGGCCTCCACCCTTTCCCGCCCCCTCCCCCGCACCAGGACCCGGGTGAGGGGAAAGCCCTCGGCGAAGGCCTCGAGATGGGCCTCCCCCTGGACACCGGGGCCCACCACCAGCAAAGCCCCCTCCCGCCTGGTGGCGAGCTCCCGGGCGGCCAGGAGGGAGAGGGCGGCGGTGCGCCTCTTGGTGAGCTCCTCCCCGGGGAGGTGGAAGACCTGGCCGTCCTTTAGCCGCCTCACCCACACCTCCGCCTGGACCGAGGGAGTCTTCCCCGGCTCCACCGTCACCAGCTTGCACAAGGCCAGGTCCTGGTCGGCGGCGGGCATCACCAGGAACTGGCCCCCGGGGATGGGAAGCACCTGCCGCCTCGGGGCCTCAGCCCCCCGCAAGAGCACCCCCTTGATGGCCTCGGCCAGGGCCAGGTAGGAAGGCATACCCTTAGAATGCCCCACATGCAGGCCCTTCTCAACACCGTGGTCCCCGTGGCCCTGGTGGTCCTCTCCGGCTACCTCCTGGGGAAGCGGCTGGAGATGGACCTCTCCACTCTAAGCCGCCTCACCCTCTACGTCCTGGTGCCCGCCCTCATCTTGGACAGCATGTACCGGGCGGAGTACACCCGGGAGGGGCTTTGGGGGCTCACCCTGGGCTTCGCCCTCACCTACCTCCTCCTCTTCCTCCTCGTCCGGGGGGCGGGGAGGCTCTTCGGCCTCTCCGGGGAAACCACCAAAACCCTCCTCGTCTGCGGCCTCTTCCCCAACTCCGGCAACATGGGCCTCTCCCTGGTCTACTTCGCCCTGGGGGAGGAGGGCCTGCGGCGGGCCGTGGTCTACTTCCTCCTCTCCAGCGTGGTCATGTTCGGCCTGGGACCCGCCTTCCTCCGGGGAGGGGGCCTGAAGGAAGGCCTCCTCTTCACCCTGCGCCTCCCCCTCTTCTACGCCCTCTTCCTGGGCCTTCTCCTCAAGGCCCTGGGGGTGGTCCTCCCCTTCCGGCTGGACGAGGGGGTACGGCTCATGGGCCAGGCGGCCATCCCCGTCCTCCTCCTCACCCTGGGGATGCAGATGGGAAAGACCCGGTTCCTCCTCGGCCCCTTTGAGGGGGCGGCGAGCGCCCTGAGGCTCCTTTTCGCCCCCCTTCTCGCCTACGGGGTGGGACTCCTCCTGGACCTTCCCCCCTTGGAGCACCAGGTCCTCGTCCTCCAGTCCGCCACCCCGGTGGCGGTGAACGCCTTCCTCCTCGCCCGGGAGTTCGGGGGGGACGCCCTAAGGGTGGCCCGGAGCGTGGTGGTCTCCACCTTTCTGGCCTTCCTCACCGTCCCCCTGGTCCTCTACCTCCTCGGGGTCCGGTAGGCCCGGGGCGCCGAGGTCCAGCTGGAAGAGGGGCCTTCCCTCCCAGAGGCCCACCAGGCGGTGGTACCCCTCCCCCAGGGGAAAGCGGGCCTCGTAGGTCCCGGGGCCCTCCAGGAAGAGGGCCCTTTCCTGGAGGAGGGCCTCTTCCCGGAACCACTTGAGGTGGAGGTAGCCGGGGCGGGGCAGGCGCTCCACCCTAAGGAGGAGCCTGGCCCCCTCCCCCTCGGGAAGAAGCCGGGCCACGAGGAAAGGCCGCTCCGGGGGAGGGGGCTTCCCGGGGTCCAGGGGCAAGAAGGTGTAGCGGCAGGCGGCGAGGAGGGGGAGAAGGAGGAGGAGGAGAAGCCTCACCTTCCCTCCCCGGCGGTGCAGAGGGCGAGGAGGGCGAGGGCGGCGGTCTCCGCCCGGAGGATGCGCCGCCCCAGGGTCACGGGGGTGAAGCCCCGGGCCTCCAAGAGGGCCACCTCCTCCTCGGCGAACCCCCCCTCGGGCCCCACGGCGAGGGCGAGGGGCTTTCCCGGGTCCAGGACCTCCCGCACCCGGGCGGTGGCCCCCACGTGGGCCACGAGGCCCTGGGGCACCTGGGGGACCGCCTTCAGGGGGATGGGGGGGAGGACCTCGGGAACCACCACCCGCCCCGACTGCTTGGCCGCCTCGAGGGCCACCGCCCTAAGCCGCCTGAGCTTCCCCTCCCCCATCTCCTTGGGCACGGAGTGGCGGGTGACGAGGGGCTGGACCCGGGTGGCCCCGAGCTCCGTGGCGGCCCGCACCACCTCGGCGAGCTTGTCCCCCTTGAGGAGGGCCACGTAGAGGACCACCTCCACCCCCACCTCCCTCTCGGGCCTCCGCTCCTCCAGGACGCGGTAGCGCACGGGGGGGCCCAGGTCCACCACCTCGGCCAGGGCCTCCCGCTCCCCGTCAAAGACGGTGAAGCGGTCCCCCACCCGGGCCCTTAGGACCTCCACCAGGTGGCGGCTTTCCCGCAAGGGGAGGACCCCCGTGAGGCCGGGGCTATAGGCGCGGTGGGGGCGCACGCTACCTCCCGTAGGCGAGGAGGACCCACTCCCCCTCGGCCTCCTCCTCCAGGGGGCGAAACCCCGCCTCCTCCATGGCCCGCCGCACCAGGGGGGCCTTCTCCTGGAGGATCCCCGTGAGGAGGGCCTTTCCCCCGGGGGCGAGGGCCTCCCGGTAGCGGGGGGCGAAGGCCTCGTGGAGCTCGGCGTAGAGGTTCGCCACCAGGAGGCCAAAGGGGCCGAAGGGAAGGGCGGCCTCGAGGCTTCCCTCCAAAAAGCGCACCTGGACCCCGTTCCTTCGCGCGTTCGCCTCCGCCTGGGGAAGGACCGTGGGGTCTATGTCCACCCCCAGGGCTTCCCCCCCGAGCTTGGCGGCGGCGATGGCGAGGACGCCGCTTCCCGTGCCCAGGTCCAGGACCCTGTCCCCGGGGCGGAGGTGGCGGGCGAGGGCCTTCAGGGCGAGGCGGGTGGTCTCGTGGTGCCCGGTGCCGAAGGCCATGCCGGGCTCAATGACCAAGGGGACCTCCGGCCCCTCCCAGGTGTGCCAGGGGGCGAGGACCACGAAGGGCGGGGCCAGGGCGGGCTTGAGGTCGCGCCGCCAGGCCTCGAGCCAGTCCTCGTCGCCCACCTCCTCCCACACCCCCCCGTAGGGGAGGTCCAGGGGGGCGGGGAAGAAGGCCCAGACCTCCCCCTCCCGCTCCCAAAGCCCCCGCGCCCCCCGGTCAAAGAGCCCGGGGAGGATGGGGTCCAAGGCCTCGAGGGTGCCCTTAAGCCGGTAAACCCACACGCCTCAGGATACCGGCTTCACCCGGTAGCGGCAGCACCTCCCCCCCTCGGCGATCCGCTCCTCCCGCGCCAGGGGGAGGCCCAAGGCCTCCTCGTAGGCCAGAAGCTCGCTTTCGCACAGGGCCTCGTGCTCCTTGGAGAGGGCGAGCTTGGGACATCGGCGCTGGCAGAGGTAGAGGGCCCCCTCCTCCTCCACCACCTCCGCCTCGTACCCCCTTTCCCGCAGGAAGGCCGCGAGGCGCTCAAGCCGCGCCCGCACGGGGAGCCCCTCGAGGCCCAAGGGGGCGAGGAGGGCCCGGTTCCGCTCCAACAGGACCCGCACCACCCCCTCCCGCCCCAAGGCGGCCTCCAGGCCCTTGAGCACGTCCCCGCAGAGGGCGGCGTAGGGGGCCTCAGGGTCCAGGGCCCGCCAGACCCGGTAGGGCCTCCCCCGCCCGGGGCATTTCCGCACCTCCGAGGCGGCGAGGCCCCGCTCCTC
This region of Thermus thermophilus genomic DNA includes:
- a CDS encoding thioredoxin family protein, with protein sequence MLEARYLEGLPYEGLLPRLWRNRDQVEAFYAGLPPLAPLPRAQRALALVEDWCPDSVQAIPVLARLPLEVRFFFRDENPDLAEAYAKEGKRIVPTVVFLDEAYGELARWHGPPEAARAFLREKKAEGLSPKALLLAYHGAFPRFAEAMLAEWRALLSP
- a CDS encoding ornithine cyclodeaminase — encoded protein: MPSYLALAEAIKGVLLRGAEAPRRQVLPIPGGQFLVMPAADQDLALCKLVTVEPGKTPSVQAEVWVRRLKDGQVFHLPGEELTKRRTAALSLLAARELATRREGALLVVGPGVQGEAHLEAFAEGFPLTRVLVRGRGRERVEAFLAKARSLGLPAEEWKGEAVPEDVAFLVTATPSPTPVLPERVPEGVFLAAVGSFRPGMREVPEALVREAALYCDTEDALLEAGELQGVDRPVVPLREALLGRRSEGRFVLFKSVGHALFDLAAARAYLGL
- a CDS encoding AEC family transporter — encoded protein: MPHMQALLNTVVPVALVVLSGYLLGKRLEMDLSTLSRLTLYVLVPALILDSMYRAEYTREGLWGLTLGFALTYLLLFLLVRGAGRLFGLSGETTKTLLVCGLFPNSGNMGLSLVYFALGEEGLRRAVVYFLLSSVVMFGLGPAFLRGGGLKEGLLFTLRLPLFYALFLGLLLKALGVVLPFRLDEGVRLMGQAAIPVLLLTLGMQMGKTRFLLGPFEGAASALRLLFAPLLAYGVGLLLDLPPLEHQVLVLQSATPVAVNAFLLAREFGGDALRVARSVVVSTFLAFLTVPLVLYLLGVR
- a CDS encoding 16S rRNA (uracil(1498)-N(3))-methyltransferase, which translates into the protein MRPHRAYSPGLTGVLPLRESRHLVEVLRARVGDRFTVFDGEREALAEVVDLGPPVRYRVLEERRPEREVGVEVVLYVALLKGDKLAEVVRAATELGATRVQPLVTRHSVPKEMGEGKLRRLRAVALEAAKQSGRVVVPEVLPPIPLKAVPQVPQGLVAHVGATARVREVLDPGKPLALAVGPEGGFAEEEVALLEARGFTPVTLGRRILRAETAALALLALCTAGEGR
- a CDS encoding 50S ribosomal protein L11 methyltransferase, producing MWVYRLKGTLEALDPILPGLFDRGARGLWEREGEVWAFFPAPLDLPYGGVWEEVGDEDWLEAWRRDLKPALAPPFVVLAPWHTWEGPEVPLVIEPGMAFGTGHHETTRLALKALARHLRPGDRVLDLGTGSGVLAIAAAKLGGEALGVDIDPTVLPQAEANARRNGVQVRFLEGSLEAALPFGPFGLLVANLYAELHEAFAPRYREALAPGGKALLTGILQEKAPLVRRAMEEAGFRPLEEEAEGEWVLLAYGR
- a CDS encoding helix-turn-helix transcriptional regulator; translation: MVLLEGTKERVLELLRARPRTAKEVAEALGVSRTAAQKHLQDLEERGLAASEVRKCPGRGRPYRVWRALDPEAPYAALCGDVLKGLEAALGREGVVRVLLERNRALLAPLGLEGLPVRARLERLAAFLRERGYEAEVVEEEGALYLCQRRCPKLALSKEHEALCESELLAYEEALGLPLAREERIAEGGRCCRYRVKPVS